One genomic window of Aptenodytes patagonicus chromosome 3, bAptPat1.pri.cur, whole genome shotgun sequence includes the following:
- the LOC143159094 gene encoding ankyrin repeat domain-containing protein 9-like: MASNQASLQDDQSRHCKFLSYMFYQAVRDHKPVWMLEDMRTMEYFYWEENASLRTYSPSEALLYAVVHNHLPYAQYLLSHFPEEALRVPGEHFCYCPSSAPHLAMAVTYDRRDILGLIIKIAHKLPSLNSYINRTGCFHLEDGKTPLHLACELLRSETVLILLGNGASPRIEDSKGLTPLDVILEQMWDSKVNVASKKLCLDYLLLFMPNPQFKMRKVLQEHPDHWTALLGEDKFNSLVGNTPASLYLQAMQTILQTLPPSHFPKSIQELPIPQALKPLPSYGKKLPTKNVVNVFP; this comes from the coding sequence ATGGCCAGTAACCAGGCCAGCCTGCAGGATGATCAGAGCAGGCACTGCAAGTTCTTATCCTATATGTTCTACCAGGCTGTGAGAGATCACAAGCCTGTGTGGATGCTGGAAGACATGAGAACTATGGAGTATTTTTACTGGGAGGAAAATGCCAGCCTGAGAACCTACTCACCTTCAGAAGCCCTTCTCTATGCAGTGGTGCATAACCACCTGCCTTATGCTCAGTATCTGCTGTCTCATTTTCCAGAGGAGGCTCTCAGGGTGCCTGGGGAACACTTCTGCTATTGCCCATCGTCTGCTCCTCACTTGGCCATGGCGGTCACATATGACAGGAGAGATATCTTGGGACTGATCATCAAAATTGCACACAAGCTCCCCAGCTTGAACTCCTACATCAATAGGACTGGCTGCTTTCATCTAGAAGATGGGAAAACCCCCCTGCATCTTGCCTGTGAACTGCTGAGGTCAGAGACGGTCCTCATCCTCCTCGGAAACGGAGCTTCTCCCAGGATAGAGGACAGTAAAGGGCTTACCCCACTGGACGTCATCCTGGAGCAGATGTGGGACTCCAAAGTCAATGTGGCATCAAAGAAGCTCTGCCTCGACTACCTCTTGCTCTTCATGCCCAACCCACAGTTTAAGATGCGGAAAGTTCTGCAGGAGCATCCAGACCACTGGACAGCTTTGCTGGGGGAAGACAAATTCAACAGCCTGGTGGGGAACACACCTGCTTCTTTATATCTGCAAGCTATGCAAACTATTCTCCAGACTCTTCCCCCCTCCCACTTCCCTAAAAGCATCCAGGAACTACCTATACCTCAGGCACTAAAGCCCTTACCATCCTATGGCAAAAAGCTACCGACAAAAAATGTGGTAAATGTTTTTCCCTGA